One window of Triticum dicoccoides isolate Atlit2015 ecotype Zavitan chromosome 5A, WEW_v2.0, whole genome shotgun sequence genomic DNA carries:
- the LOC119302096 gene encoding cell division cycle 20.2, cofactor of APC complex-like has product MDAGSRSISSGKSRAAAQRPLQEAGSRPYMPSLSTRNPSAKCYGDRFIPDRSAMDMDVAHYLLTEGKKDKENAAASPSKEAYRRLLAEKLLNNRTRILAFRNKPPEPENVFAADTVSSHQAKPAKQRRYIPQSAERTLDAPDLVDDYYLNLMDWGSSNVLSIALGDTMYLWDASSGSTSELVTVEEDNGPITSVSWAPDGRHLAIGLNSSDIQLWDTSSSRLLRTLKGVHESRVGSLAWNNNILTTGGMDGRIVNNDVRIRDHAVQTYQGHSQEVCGLKWSGSGQQLASGGNDNLLHIWDVSMASSMPSAGRNQWLHRLEDHTAAVKALAWCPFQSNLLATGGGGSDRCIKFWNTHTGACLNSVDTGSQVCSLLWNKNERELLSSHGFTQNQLTLWKYPSMVKMAELTGHTSRVLFMAQSPDGCTVASASADETLRFWNVFGTPEVAKPAPKASHTGMFNSSFAHIR; this is encoded by the exons ATGGATGCAGGCTCCCGCTCGATCTCTTCCGGCAAGAGCCGCGCCGCcgcgcagcgtccgctccaggaggcCGGATCCCGCCCCTACATGCCATCGCTGAGCACGCGCAACCCGTCGGCCAAGTGCTAC GGAGACAGGTTCATCCCGGATCGGTCGGCGATGGACATGGACGTGGCGCACTACCTGCTCACGGAGggcaagaaggacaaggagaacgcaGCGGCATCCCCGTCCAAGGAGGCCTACCGGAGGCTTCTGGCCGAGAAGCTGCTCAACAACCGGACGCGGATCCTCGCCTTCAGGAACAAGCCGCCGGAACCCGAGAACGTGTTTGCTGCCGACACGGTTTCTTCTCACCAGGCCAAGCCGGCCAAGCAGAGGCGCTACATTCCCCAG TCTGCCGAGAGGACTCTGGATGCACCGGACCTCGTCGACGACTACTACCTCAACCTAATGGACTGGGGGAGCAGCAACGTGTTGTCCATTGCGCTGGGCGACACCATGTACCTGTGGGACGCCTCAAGTGGATCCACATCTGAGCTCGTGACAGTCGAGGAGGACAACGGCCCCATCACCAGCGTCAGCTGGGCTCCTGATGGCCGCCATCTTGCTATTGGGCTCAACTCGTCTGACATCCAGCTCTGGGACACCAGCTCCAGCCGCCTG TTGAGAACTCTGAAAGGTGTGCATGAGTCAAGGGTCGGCTCGCTGGCATGGAACAACAACATCCTGACGACAGGCGGCATGGACGGCAGGATCGTGAACAACGACGTGAGGATCAGGGATCATGCCGTGCAGACTTACCAGGGGCACAGCCAGGAGGTGTGCGGGCTCAAGTGGTCTGGCTCAGGGCAGCAACTGGCGAGCGGTGGCAACGACAACCTTTTGCACATTTGGGATGTGTCGATGGCATCCTCCATGCCATCTGCTGGCCGCAACCAGTGGCTGCACAGGCTCGAGGACCACACGGCCGCTGTGAAGGCGCTCGCATGGTGCCCGTTCCAGAGCAACCTGCTGGCAACCGGCGGCGGCGGTAGCGACCGGTGCATCAAGTTCTGGAACACGCACACCGGCGCATGCCTGAACTCTGTTGATACCGGGTCACAGGTGTGCTCTCTTCTGTGGAACAAGAATGAGAGGGAGCTGCTGAGCTCACACGGGTTCACTCAGAACCAGCTGACATTGTGGAAGTACCCTTCGATGGTCAAGATGGCTGAGCTCACTGGCCATACCTCCCGCGTTCTCTTCATGGCACAG AGTCCTGATGGTTGCACGGTAGCGTCGGCTTCTGCGGACGAGACCCTCCGCTTCTGGAACGTGTTTGGCACCCCTGAGGTGGCCAAGCCTGCACCCAAGGCTTCCCACACCGGCATGTTCAACAGCAGCTTCGCCCATATCCGATAA
- the LOC119302100 gene encoding uncharacterized protein LOC119302100, with protein MAAAAKEVDMKKMELMKEVRAHQVAIGELNNLPPSRAAYQKTCNIFFRKDIKSAVASQQKQLDITKAKLQKLDQAS; from the exons ATGGCTGCGGCGGCGAAGGAGGTGGACATGAAGAAGATGGAGCTTATGAAGGAG GTAAGAGCGCACCAAGTGGCGATCGGTGAGCTCAACAACCTGCCTCCATCCAGG GCCGCGTACCAGAAGACCTGCAACATCTTCTTCCGCAAGGACATCAAATCCGCCGTCGCGTCCCAACAGA AGCAACTTGATATCACCAAGGCGAAGCTGCAGAAGCTGGATCAGGCATCATGA